In one Inquilinus sp. Marseille-Q2685 genomic region, the following are encoded:
- a CDS encoding iron ABC transporter permease — MVDHAVPTPIDTHLRAGRAAYRGLARRKLLLLAALAAALLVSLVLDIGIGPARYGVGEVVSALLSPSDVPATLRVVIWDIRLPVALMAVVVGAALAVAGAQMQTVLNNPLADPFTLGISAAASFGAALAIVLGVALIPALTDIMVPVNAFLMALVASLGLHALSQRRGVTMETVVLLGIAIVFTFNALLSLLQYVASEQALAAVVFWTMGSLGKASWGKLAVTAAVLVVLLPLMARRAWQLTALRLGEDKARSFGIDVRRLRLETILAVSLLAAVPVAFVGTIGFVGLVGPHIARMLIGEDQRFFLPASALAGALMLSATSIVSKSIVPGVIFPIGVITALVGVPFFFSLILTSRRRAWQ, encoded by the coding sequence ATGGTGGACCACGCCGTCCCGACCCCGATCGACACCCATCTGCGCGCCGGCCGCGCCGCCTATCGCGGCCTGGCCCGGCGCAAGCTGCTGCTGCTGGCCGCCCTGGCCGCCGCGCTCTTGGTCAGCCTGGTGCTCGACATCGGTATCGGCCCGGCGCGCTACGGCGTCGGCGAGGTGGTGTCGGCCCTGCTCTCGCCTTCCGACGTGCCGGCGACGCTGCGGGTGGTGATCTGGGACATCCGCCTGCCGGTGGCGCTGATGGCCGTCGTGGTCGGCGCCGCCCTGGCGGTGGCGGGCGCCCAGATGCAGACGGTGCTGAACAACCCGCTGGCCGACCCCTTCACCCTCGGCATCTCCGCCGCCGCCAGCTTCGGCGCGGCGCTGGCCATCGTGCTCGGCGTGGCGCTGATCCCCGCCCTGACCGACATCATGGTGCCGGTCAACGCCTTCCTGATGGCCCTGGTGGCGTCGCTGGGGCTGCACGCGCTGAGCCAGCGCCGCGGCGTGACCATGGAGACGGTGGTGCTGCTGGGCATCGCCATCGTCTTCACCTTCAACGCCCTCCTGTCGCTGCTGCAATATGTGGCGTCGGAGCAGGCGCTGGCCGCCGTGGTGTTCTGGACCATGGGCAGCCTGGGCAAGGCCAGCTGGGGCAAGCTCGCGGTCACGGCCGCGGTGCTCGTGGTGCTGCTGCCGCTGATGGCGCGCCGGGCCTGGCAGCTGACGGCGCTGCGCCTGGGCGAGGACAAGGCCCGCAGCTTCGGCATCGACGTCCGCCGCCTGCGGCTCGAGACGATCCTGGCGGTCAGCCTGCTGGCCGCGGTGCCGGTGGCCTTCGTCGGCACCATCGGCTTCGTCGGCCTGGTCGGGCCGCACATCGCCCGCATGCTGATCGGCGAGGACCAGCGCTTCTTCCTGCCGGCCTCGGCCCTGGCCGGCGCGCTGATGCTGTCCGCCACCTCGATCGTGTCGAAGTCGATCGTGCCCGGCGTGATCTTCCCGATCGGCGTGATCACCGCCCTGGTCGGCGTGCCCTTCTTCTTCAGCCTGATCCTGACCAGCCGGCGCCGCGCATGGCAATGA
- a CDS encoding LysR substrate-binding domain-containing protein gives MNQPITLRQLRYVVAVADTRHFGRAAAACHVSQPSLSAQVQALEEMLGGPLFERSKRRIILTPLGEAVVARARRILAETQDLLLAARDQAAPLAGDFRLGVIPTLGPYLLPRLMRTLRRTYPELRLYLREDLTDRLVERLRRGELEAALLALPVEDPKLDSLPVFDEPFLLAVPTGHRLARVNRVTPADLSDEHLLLLEDGHCLRDQALEVCRSAARTQEDAFGATSLSTLREMVAGRIGITLLPALACTAPTTADSDIALRPFDAPPPSRRIGLVWRRGAARRGEIEMLAEFLRQHLPEGAVAIPRDELSAGAEPKRKTAG, from the coding sequence ATGAACCAACCGATCACCCTGCGGCAGCTCCGCTACGTCGTCGCCGTTGCCGACACGCGGCATTTCGGCCGGGCCGCCGCCGCCTGCCATGTCAGCCAGCCCTCGCTCAGCGCCCAGGTGCAGGCGCTGGAGGAGATGCTGGGCGGGCCGCTGTTCGAGCGGTCGAAGCGGCGGATCATCCTGACCCCGCTGGGCGAGGCGGTGGTCGCCCGGGCACGGCGGATTCTCGCGGAGACCCAGGACCTGCTGCTCGCCGCCCGGGACCAGGCGGCGCCGCTGGCCGGCGACTTCCGGCTCGGGGTGATCCCGACGCTCGGCCCCTATCTGCTGCCGCGGCTGATGCGGACGCTGCGCCGCACCTATCCGGAGCTGCGCCTCTATCTGCGGGAAGACCTGACCGACCGGCTGGTCGAACGGCTGCGCCGCGGCGAGCTGGAGGCGGCGCTGCTGGCCCTGCCGGTGGAGGATCCGAAGCTGGACTCGCTGCCGGTGTTCGACGAGCCGTTCCTGCTGGCCGTGCCGACCGGGCACCGGCTGGCCCGCGTCAACCGGGTGACGCCCGCCGACCTGTCGGACGAGCATCTGCTGCTGCTGGAGGACGGGCACTGCCTGCGCGACCAGGCGCTGGAGGTGTGTCGCAGCGCGGCACGGACGCAGGAGGACGCCTTCGGCGCCACCAGCCTGTCGACGCTGCGCGAGATGGTGGCCGGGCGGATCGGCATCACGCTGCTGCCGGCGCTGGCCTGCACCGCGCCGACCACGGCCGACAGCGACATCGCGCTCAGGCCCTTCGATGCGCCGCCGCCGTCGCGGCGGATCGGGCTGGTGTGGCGCCGCGGGGCGGCGCGGCGCGGCGAGATCGAGATGCTGGCCGAGTTCCTGCGCCAGCACCTGCCGGAAGGGGCGGTGGCGATCCCGCGGGACGAACTGTCCGCGGGTGCGGAGCCGAAGCGGAAGACTGCCGGCTGA
- a CDS encoding carboxymuconolactone decarboxylase family protein, whose translation MSIDTLKAALPDYAKDLKLNLSSVLTPPGVTAQQIWGSALASAYASRNATVIKAIAAEAAQHLSPEAQGAAKTAAAIMGMNNIYYRFTHLVSEKDYATMPARLRMNAIANPGIDQVDFELYSLAVSAINGCGMCMDSHEQVVAKKGVGKDVVQAVIRIAAVIHAVAATLDAEEKLAA comes from the coding sequence ATGTCGATCGATACGCTGAAGGCCGCCCTTCCCGACTACGCCAAGGATCTGAAGCTCAACCTGTCCTCGGTCCTGACCCCGCCCGGCGTGACCGCCCAGCAGATCTGGGGCTCGGCCCTGGCCAGCGCCTATGCCTCGCGCAACGCCACCGTGATCAAGGCGATCGCGGCCGAGGCGGCGCAGCACCTGTCGCCCGAGGCGCAGGGCGCCGCCAAGACCGCGGCGGCGATCATGGGCATGAACAACATCTATTACCGCTTCACCCACCTCGTGTCCGAGAAGGACTACGCGACCATGCCGGCGCGGCTGCGCATGAACGCGATCGCCAATCCGGGCATCGACCAGGTGGATTTCGAGCTGTATTCGCTGGCGGTGTCGGCGATCAACGGCTGCGGCATGTGCATGGACAGCCATGAGCAGGTGGTCGCCAAGAAGGGCGTCGGCAAGGACGTGGTCCAGGCCGTGATCCGCATCGCCGCCGTGATCCACGCCGTGGCCGCCACCCTGGATGCCGAGGAGAAGCTGGCCGCCTGA
- a CDS encoding translocation/assembly module TamB domain-containing protein, translating to MRALRILLILLAVVIGLPVALLLIVFAAAQTGPGKRLIADQAGSLASSPEMQVSVGSIEGFVPFDMTVRDVAVSDPAGKMVTVDWARLAWSPTALLRRTLRVDAVEAGTVTVDRLPAGGAEPEPEPSPGGFSLPRLPVDIRLDRLNVERIAIGPAVAGMAATLSVAGDAQLGDPSQGLATNLAVRRLDGAAGDITARLAFIPSTEQLDVAVSVQEPPGGLIASMAQFPGQPPVDLKLNGTGTLRDWRATLSGKVGDLGGVEGQARIEPGEGRRRLTVDLNADAARLVPAALAATATPLLQGRTTLQAEAEITDAGPITIRQLDATAAAGSVSVTGSVNPTGNQVDLAYKLQAGAAAGFATLLPPGTGWDSLAVDGTARGALDAPVVAATIRGSGLRQAPYGAGTLAVDLTATPQGPFSDPEAPIGLRVTASADGLALGDPVLETATGHTLQFSFDGSVTQSGKAVIDRLETRLDGAVLTASGQGDAMAPSGAGTLHLTYADLGRFSGLVGQPISGALDLTVKPALAADGAATLDWNGTIAEPKAEATPTAAVLGREATLTGRIERDAGGKITVSGISVKGEKASLDAAGTLDGEAIQGTIKAALGSLAAVAPGVEGAVSVDTTLSGTIGALGVKGQVVAEGVKTAGHAVEHLTVDIDAAGLPSAPAGTVKLAGTVDGKPATGNIALAQGPNGGFDLNPLVLDVAGIKADGNAAVAADGKPVGGTVRLAVADLGVVGAFIGQALRGQLDATLSLDPTAGAKIDLTARRVAYADTAQLGEIRLTGTVLDPMADGRRIQDGRLLITNATASGTPISRAELTVAGTMQQLALKLQAATGYGTADMAADIGLNGGETVVGLKSLAIRQSGQSVTLSKPATIRAGAAGVDLGTIDLAVSGGGTVSLSGRAGDALDLRARIARLPLGLASIASPGLELQGRLDGDATITGSAADPGGKFSLKVSGAKMGGLNTAGLPTVDATADGTLGGRRVAVTSRVTAGRARLDLQGAVPLGGGPLSASAKGQVELAMFNDFLAAGADRIGGPLSLDIRIEGTPDRPQASGTVTLRNGSYQNSEYGVRLQNIDATVTGAGDSFRLSSLSAKTPGGGTISGSGSVTLGAGGSMPIDVRIQTSNALLVSSDLATVHADSDLTMSGDLSADSLLKGSVKLRQAVIQIPDSFPVSVTPIPVRQINAPPEIAARLKDQQPPPAARQASARAPRRAEPQKPPSQIGLDITVEAPNQLYVRGQGIDAEMQGQIHVVGTTSTPDIQGGFEMRRGAISKFGQRLDFERGRITFDGGVMTDPRLDFLASSRAGDVVAHILVGGYASKPELTLSSTPELPQDEVLSRLLFGQATGQLSPSQAIQLAQAAAELAGVGGGGTGLLGGIQKSLGLDQLDFNTDASGGSAIGLGRYLTKGVRVGVEQGIDAGSTRATVTIDVTDNIKGKAEAGGDSGGAVGGTVEWDY from the coding sequence ATGCGCGCGCTGCGAATCCTCCTCATCCTCCTCGCGGTCGTGATCGGCCTGCCGGTCGCGCTGCTGCTGATCGTCTTCGCGGCGGCGCAGACCGGGCCCGGCAAGCGGCTGATCGCCGACCAGGCGGGCAGCCTGGCGAGCTCGCCCGAGATGCAGGTCTCGGTCGGTTCGATCGAAGGCTTCGTGCCCTTCGACATGACCGTGCGCGACGTCGCGGTGTCCGACCCGGCCGGCAAGATGGTGACGGTGGACTGGGCCCGCCTCGCCTGGAGCCCGACGGCGCTGCTGCGCCGCACCTTGCGGGTCGACGCGGTCGAGGCCGGCACGGTTACGGTCGACCGCCTGCCCGCCGGCGGCGCCGAGCCGGAGCCGGAGCCGAGCCCCGGCGGCTTCTCGCTGCCGCGGCTGCCGGTCGACATCCGGCTCGACCGACTGAATGTGGAGCGGATCGCGATCGGCCCGGCCGTCGCCGGAATGGCGGCGACGCTGAGCGTAGCCGGCGATGCCCAGCTGGGCGACCCGTCGCAGGGCTTGGCGACCAACCTCGCCGTCCGCCGGCTGGACGGCGCGGCCGGCGACATCACCGCCCGGCTGGCCTTCATCCCGTCGACCGAGCAGCTCGACGTCGCCGTGTCGGTGCAGGAGCCGCCGGGCGGGCTAATCGCCAGCATGGCCCAGTTCCCTGGGCAGCCGCCGGTCGACCTCAAGCTGAACGGCACTGGCACTCTGCGCGACTGGCGCGCCACCCTGTCCGGCAAGGTCGGCGACCTGGGCGGCGTCGAGGGCCAGGCTCGGATCGAGCCGGGCGAGGGCCGCCGCCGTCTAACCGTCGATCTGAATGCCGATGCCGCCCGGCTGGTCCCGGCCGCGCTCGCCGCCACCGCAACCCCGTTGCTGCAGGGCCGAACGACGCTGCAGGCCGAGGCCGAGATCACCGATGCCGGTCCGATCACCATCCGGCAACTCGACGCCACGGCCGCGGCCGGCAGCGTGTCGGTGACCGGCAGCGTGAACCCGACCGGCAACCAGGTGGATCTCGCCTACAAGCTGCAGGCCGGAGCCGCCGCCGGCTTCGCCACCCTGCTGCCGCCCGGCACCGGCTGGGACTCGCTGGCGGTCGACGGCACCGCCAGGGGCGCGCTGGACGCGCCGGTCGTCGCCGCCACGATCCGCGGCTCCGGGCTGCGCCAGGCGCCGTACGGCGCCGGCACACTGGCGGTCGATCTGACGGCGACGCCACAGGGCCCGTTCTCCGACCCCGAGGCCCCGATCGGACTGCGCGTCACCGCCTCCGCCGACGGCCTGGCGCTCGGCGACCCAGTGCTCGAGACGGCGACGGGCCACACCCTGCAGTTCAGCTTCGACGGCAGCGTCACCCAGTCGGGCAAGGCGGTGATCGACCGGCTGGAGACCCGGCTGGACGGTGCGGTGCTGACCGCCAGCGGCCAGGGCGACGCGATGGCGCCGTCCGGCGCCGGCACGCTGCACCTGACCTATGCCGATCTCGGCCGCTTCTCCGGCCTGGTCGGCCAGCCGATCTCGGGCGCCCTCGACCTGACGGTGAAGCCGGCGCTGGCCGCCGACGGCGCCGCCACCCTGGACTGGAACGGCACCATCGCCGAACCGAAGGCCGAGGCGACGCCGACCGCCGCCGTGCTCGGCCGCGAGGCGACGCTGACCGGCCGGATCGAGCGCGACGCCGGCGGCAAGATCACCGTCTCCGGCATCAGCGTGAAGGGCGAGAAGGCGTCGCTCGACGCCGCCGGAACGCTGGACGGCGAGGCGATCCAGGGCACGATCAAGGCGGCGCTCGGCTCGCTCGCCGCCGTCGCCCCCGGGGTCGAGGGCGCGGTGTCGGTCGATACCACCCTGTCCGGCACTATCGGCGCCCTCGGCGTCAAGGGCCAAGTCGTGGCCGAAGGGGTGAAGACCGCCGGCCATGCGGTCGAGCACCTGACCGTCGATATCGACGCCGCCGGGCTGCCGTCCGCCCCCGCCGGCACGGTCAAGCTGGCCGGCACGGTCGACGGCAAGCCGGCCACCGGCAACATCGCGCTGGCCCAGGGTCCGAACGGCGGCTTCGACCTCAATCCGCTGGTGCTGGACGTCGCCGGCATCAAGGCCGACGGCAATGCCGCGGTGGCCGCGGACGGCAAGCCGGTCGGCGGCACCGTCCGCCTCGCCGTCGCCGATCTCGGCGTGGTCGGCGCCTTCATCGGCCAGGCGCTGCGCGGCCAGCTCGACGCCACCCTGTCGCTCGATCCCACGGCTGGAGCCAAGATCGACCTGACCGCCCGGCGCGTCGCCTATGCCGACACCGCCCAGCTCGGCGAGATCCGGCTGACCGGAACCGTGCTCGACCCGATGGCGGACGGAAGGCGCATCCAGGACGGCCGGCTGCTGATCACCAACGCTACCGCCAGCGGCACCCCGATCAGCCGGGCCGAGCTGACCGTCGCCGGCACGATGCAGCAGCTGGCGCTGAAGCTGCAGGCCGCGACCGGCTACGGCACCGCCGACATGGCGGCCGATATCGGCCTGAACGGGGGCGAGACCGTGGTCGGCCTGAAGAGCCTGGCGATCCGCCAGTCCGGCCAGTCGGTCACCCTGTCGAAGCCGGCCACCATCCGCGCCGGCGCCGCCGGCGTCGACCTCGGCACCATCGACCTCGCGGTCAGCGGCGGCGGCACCGTCAGCCTGTCGGGCCGGGCCGGAGACGCGCTGGACCTGCGCGCCCGCATCGCCCGGCTGCCGCTCGGCCTGGCGTCGATCGCCAGCCCCGGCCTCGAGCTGCAGGGCCGGCTGGACGGCGACGCCACCATCACCGGCAGCGCCGCCGATCCGGGCGGCAAGTTCTCGCTGAAGGTGTCCGGCGCCAAGATGGGCGGGCTGAACACCGCCGGCCTGCCCACGGTCGACGCCACCGCCGACGGCACGCTGGGCGGCCGGCGCGTCGCCGTCACCAGCCGGGTCACCGCCGGGCGCGCCCGGCTCGACCTGCAGGGCGCGGTGCCGCTGGGCGGCGGGCCGCTTTCGGCCTCGGCCAAGGGCCAGGTCGAGCTGGCGATGTTCAACGACTTCCTGGCCGCCGGCGCCGACCGCATCGGCGGCCCGCTATCGCTCGACATCAGGATCGAAGGCACGCCCGACAGGCCGCAGGCCTCGGGCACCGTCACGCTGCGCAACGGCAGCTACCAGAACTCCGAATACGGCGTCCGGCTGCAGAACATCGACGCCACGGTGACCGGCGCCGGCGACAGCTTCCGGCTGAGCAGCCTGTCGGCGAAGACGCCGGGGGGCGGCACCATCAGCGGCAGCGGCAGCGTCACCCTGGGCGCGGGCGGCAGCATGCCGATCGACGTCCGGATCCAGACCAGCAACGCGCTGCTGGTGTCCAGCGACCTCGCCACCGTCCATGCCGACAGCGACCTGACGATGTCCGGCGACCTGTCGGCCGATTCCCTGCTCAAGGGCTCGGTCAAGCTGCGCCAGGCGGTGATCCAGATCCCGGACAGCTTCCCGGTCTCGGTCACGCCGATCCCGGTGCGCCAGATCAATGCGCCGCCGGAGATCGCGGCCCGGCTGAAGGACCAGCAGCCGCCGCCCGCCGCCCGCCAGGCATCGGCCCGGGCGCCGCGCCGGGCGGAGCCGCAGAAGCCGCCGTCGCAGATCGGCCTCGACATCACCGTCGAGGCGCCGAACCAGCTCTATGTCCGCGGCCAGGGCATCGATGCCGAGATGCAGGGCCAGATCCACGTCGTCGGCACCACCTCGACCCCCGACATCCAGGGCGGCTTCGAGATGCGGCGCGGCGCGATCTCGAAATTCGGCCAGCGGCTGGATTTCGAGCGCGGCCGCATCACCTTCGACGGCGGCGTGATGACGGATCCGCGCCTCGACTTCCTGGCCTCGTCCCGGGCCGGCGACGTCGTCGCCCATATCCTGGTCGGCGGCTACGCCTCCAAGCCGGAGCTCACGCTCAGCTCCACGCCCGAGCTGCCGCAGGACGAGGTGCTGTCGCGCCTGCTGTTCGGCCAGGCCACCGGCCAGCTCAGCCCCAGCCAGGCGATCCAGCTGGCCCAGGCGGCGGCCGAGCTGGCGGGAGTCGGCGGCGGCGGCACCGGCCTGCTCGGCGGCATCCAGAAGTCGCTCGGCCTCGACCAGCTCGACTTCAACACCGATGCCTCCGGCGGCTCCGCGATCGGCCTCGGCCGCTATCTCACCAAGGGTGTCCGCGTCGGGGTCGAACAGGGAATCGATGCCGGCAGCACCCGGGCCACGGTCACCATCGACGTGACCGACAACATCAAGGGCAAGGCCGAGGCCGGCGGCGACAGCGGCGGTGCCGTCGGGGGGACGGTGGAGTGGGACTACTGA
- a CDS encoding autotransporter assembly complex family protein, with translation MRARLGKFGWLGLLAALVPSAALLAQDEAPATEGEAATEAAPLPDELPYAATLEPIPDENATAALTGASNLLKLQTSPPSGPVGLVRRALADRDRLYGALGALSYYGGEVHITIDGADLDDPGLIDRLTARRGKDPVKVSIKIDLGPSYKFKTVRLTDTQGSDQLPLVIDRAPLGLDPGKPALSATILSAEGAMVAQMNDQGYPLAKVPSRDAVVDHADRTMDLTEFLDPGPKAGFGPVTVEGEETVRESFIRSRVPFVTGQIYSPQQVQDLRKDLADLGVFSSVRVTTADQVDAQGNVPVTIAVQERPLRFIGFGAKYETNYGAGVNAYWGHRNLWGGAEQLRIDGEVSGLGYNNATEPNFKFGVSLKVPGFLDRNTTLDSKAEAVREVLDAYTSTRGLVQSIATYHYTKQIDLLAGLSFETGHVENEEGEWDYTFVGIPLGAKIDTTDNLLNPTKGYRAQLSLTPYPTFLGSSVDMIVAKALGSAYLDLSGGDGDIVLAGQLGISSIAGPDIADVPPDKRLYAGGGGTVRGYKYQSIGPLDKNDNPTGGLSSIIGSLELRYKITDTIGIVPFFDAGGVYEKSVPDFGTDFQYAAGLGARYYTGIGPIRADIAIPLNKRKSDDSFQLYISIGQAF, from the coding sequence TTGCGGGCAAGACTGGGCAAGTTCGGGTGGCTCGGCCTCCTCGCGGCACTGGTTCCGTCGGCGGCCCTGCTGGCCCAAGACGAGGCGCCGGCCACCGAAGGCGAGGCGGCGACCGAGGCGGCGCCGCTGCCCGACGAGCTGCCCTATGCGGCGACGCTGGAGCCGATCCCGGACGAGAACGCGACCGCGGCGCTGACCGGCGCCTCGAACCTCTTGAAGCTGCAGACCAGCCCGCCCTCGGGCCCGGTCGGGCTGGTCCGCCGCGCGCTGGCCGACCGCGACCGGCTGTACGGCGCGCTGGGGGCGCTGTCGTATTACGGCGGCGAGGTCCACATCACCATCGACGGCGCAGACCTGGACGACCCCGGGCTGATCGACCGGCTGACGGCGCGGCGGGGCAAGGATCCGGTCAAGGTCTCGATCAAGATCGATCTCGGTCCATCTTATAAGTTCAAGACCGTGCGGCTGACCGACACCCAGGGGTCGGACCAGCTGCCGCTGGTGATCGACCGGGCGCCGCTCGGCCTCGATCCCGGCAAGCCGGCGCTGTCGGCGACGATCCTGAGCGCCGAGGGCGCCATGGTGGCGCAGATGAACGACCAGGGCTATCCGCTGGCCAAGGTGCCGTCGCGCGACGCGGTGGTCGACCATGCCGACCGGACCATGGACCTGACCGAGTTTCTCGATCCCGGACCCAAGGCCGGCTTCGGCCCGGTCACGGTGGAGGGCGAGGAGACGGTCCGGGAGAGCTTCATCCGCAGCCGCGTGCCCTTCGTCACCGGCCAGATCTATTCGCCGCAGCAGGTCCAGGACCTGCGCAAGGACCTGGCCGATCTGGGCGTGTTCAGCAGCGTCCGCGTCACCACCGCGGACCAGGTGGACGCCCAGGGCAATGTCCCGGTGACGATCGCGGTGCAGGAACGGCCGCTGCGCTTCATCGGCTTCGGCGCCAAGTACGAGACCAATTACGGCGCCGGGGTGAACGCCTATTGGGGCCACCGCAACCTATGGGGCGGGGCCGAGCAGCTGCGGATCGACGGCGAGGTCAGCGGCCTCGGCTACAACAATGCGACCGAGCCGAACTTCAAGTTCGGCGTGTCCCTGAAGGTGCCGGGCTTCCTCGACCGCAACACCACGCTCGACAGCAAGGCCGAGGCGGTGCGCGAGGTGCTGGACGCCTACACCAGCACCCGCGGCCTGGTGCAGAGCATCGCCACCTACCACTACACCAAGCAGATCGATCTTCTGGCGGGCCTCAGCTTCGAAACCGGCCATGTCGAGAACGAGGAGGGCGAGTGGGACTACACCTTCGTCGGCATCCCGCTCGGCGCCAAGATCGACACCACCGACAACCTCTTGAACCCGACCAAGGGCTACCGGGCGCAGCTGTCGCTGACCCCCTACCCGACCTTCCTCGGCTCCTCGGTCGACATGATCGTGGCCAAGGCGCTGGGGTCGGCCTATCTCGACCTGTCGGGCGGCGATGGTGACATCGTCCTGGCCGGGCAGCTGGGCATCAGCAGCATCGCCGGGCCGGACATCGCCGACGTGCCGCCCGACAAGCGGCTCTATGCCGGCGGCGGCGGCACCGTCCGCGGCTACAAGTACCAGAGCATCGGTCCGCTGGATAAGAACGACAACCCGACCGGAGGCTTGAGCTCGATCATCGGCAGCCTGGAGCTGCGCTACAAGATCACCGACACGATCGGCATCGTGCCGTTCTTCGACGCCGGCGGCGTCTACGAGAAGAGCGTCCCCGACTTCGGCACCGACTTCCAGTACGCGGCCGGGCTGGGCGCCCGCTACTACACCGGCATCGGACCGATCCGCGCCGACATCGCCATTCCGCTGAACAAGCGCAAGAGCGACGACAGCTTCCAGCTCTACATCAGCATCGGGCAGGCCTTCTGA
- a CDS encoding ABC transporter ATP-binding protein: MAMNPVTLELRDVSVAYGRRAVLHGITTPVMAGGEVTAVIGPNAVGKSSLFRRIAGLIGGPGEVLIDGRPASSWAQGDPSRPCHLPQETAVNAVLTVLESVLLARKSSAGWRVDDSDLDAVTRTLGLLEIDDLAMRNLGELSGGQKQLVSIAQALVRDPRILLMDEPTSALDLQRQVEVLTLIRDLARSRGLCVLIALHDLNQAVRFTDRVLVLQEGRVAACGEPRAVVTAEMLRRVYGVEARVETCSDGMPMVLADRSTRQRRIPLDRLAAE; the protein is encoded by the coding sequence ATGGCAATGAACCCCGTCACTCTCGAACTGCGCGACGTCTCGGTCGCCTATGGCCGCCGGGCGGTGCTGCACGGCATTACCACCCCGGTGATGGCGGGCGGCGAGGTGACCGCCGTGATCGGGCCGAACGCGGTCGGCAAGTCCAGCCTGTTCCGCCGCATCGCCGGGCTGATCGGCGGCCCGGGCGAGGTGCTGATCGACGGCCGGCCGGCCAGCAGCTGGGCCCAGGGCGATCCCAGCCGGCCCTGCCACCTGCCGCAGGAGACGGCGGTGAACGCCGTGCTCACCGTGCTCGAATCCGTGCTGCTGGCGCGCAAGAGCAGCGCCGGCTGGCGGGTCGACGATTCCGATCTCGACGCCGTCACCCGCACTTTAGGGCTGCTCGAGATCGACGACCTCGCCATGCGCAACCTGGGCGAGCTCAGCGGCGGCCAGAAGCAGCTGGTGTCGATCGCCCAGGCGCTGGTGCGCGACCCGCGCATCCTGCTGATGGACGAGCCGACCAGCGCGCTCGACCTGCAGCGCCAGGTCGAGGTGCTGACCCTGATCCGCGACCTGGCGCGCAGCCGCGGGCTGTGCGTGCTGATCGCGCTGCACGACCTGAACCAGGCGGTGCGCTTCACCGACCGGGTGCTGGTGCTGCAGGAGGGCCGCGTCGCAGCCTGCGGCGAGCCGCGCGCGGTGGTCACGGCGGAGATGCTGCGCCGGGTCTACGGCGTCGAGGCGCGGGTCGAGACCTGCTCCGACGGCATGCCGATGGTGCTGGCCGACCGTTCCACTCGGCAGCGCCGCATCCCGCTCGACCGGCTGGCGGCCGAATAG
- a CDS encoding peroxiredoxin: MLTIGDTFPDFSLQAVVSTDPKNAFTQIDRAASKGKWKVVFFWPKDFTFVCPTEIAAFGKLAGDFADRDALVYGVSTDSEFVHLAWRQNHADLKELPIPMLADIRKDLSRSLGILEKSEEVCLRATFIVDPDNIIRFVSVNDMSVGRNPQEVLRVLDALQTDELCPCNWQKGEETLKAA; encoded by the coding sequence ATGCTGACCATCGGCGACACCTTCCCGGATTTCTCGCTCCAGGCCGTCGTCTCGACCGACCCGAAGAACGCCTTCACCCAGATCGACCGTGCCGCCAGCAAGGGCAAGTGGAAGGTCGTGTTCTTCTGGCCGAAGGACTTCACCTTCGTCTGCCCGACCGAGATCGCGGCGTTCGGCAAGCTGGCCGGCGACTTCGCCGACCGTGACGCGCTGGTCTACGGCGTCTCGACCGACAGCGAGTTCGTGCACCTGGCCTGGCGCCAGAACCACGCCGACCTGAAGGAGCTGCCGATCCCGATGCTGGCCGACATCCGCAAGGATCTCAGCCGCTCGCTCGGCATCCTCGAGAAGAGCGAGGAAGTCTGCCTGCGCGCCACGTTCATCGTCGACCCGGACAACATCATCCGCTTCGTCTCGGTCAACGACATGTCGGTCGGCCGCAACCCGCAGGAGGTCCTGCGCGTGCTCGACGCGCTGCAGACCGACGAGCTCTGCCCCTGCAACTGGCAGAAGGGCGAGGAGACCCTGAAGGCCGCCTGA